From one Burkholderia latens genomic stretch:
- a CDS encoding winged helix-turn-helix domain-containing protein translates to MLTLSPASARALHLAAQGLLTPPRRKATKADVLDTIRRMAQLQIDTIHVVARSPYLVLFSRLGNFAPQWLDEHLAEARLFEYWSHEACFLPIEQFGLMRYKMLDPSGMGWKYAADWHAQNRAEIERLLARIRDEGPVRSADFIREDGAKGNGWWDRKPEKKHLEVLFTLGELMVAERRNFQRIYDVRERVLPDWDDARDLPPRDAVLPALLDYTCRALGVVRADWVADYYRLPRRSYRAELEQLADAGELIPVQIADWKEPAYVHRSLDPLLPAAAADTLRSTVTTLLSPFDPVVWDRRRASTLFGFDYTIECYTPAHKRRYGYFCLPVLHRGRLIARVDAKAHRALGTFELKAVHVEPGVRFGTGLAADVAKAVKRLAAWHGTPEVTVVHGPAELTSALARA, encoded by the coding sequence GCTCGACACGATCCGCCGAATGGCGCAGTTGCAGATCGATACCATTCACGTCGTCGCGCGCAGCCCGTATCTCGTGTTGTTCAGCCGGCTCGGCAACTTTGCGCCGCAGTGGCTCGACGAACATCTCGCCGAAGCACGCCTGTTCGAATACTGGTCGCACGAGGCGTGTTTCCTGCCGATCGAGCAATTCGGGCTGATGCGCTACAAGATGCTCGATCCGTCCGGCATGGGCTGGAAATACGCGGCCGACTGGCACGCGCAGAACCGAGCGGAAATCGAACGGCTGCTGGCCCGGATCCGCGACGAAGGCCCCGTGCGCTCGGCTGACTTCATCCGCGAGGACGGCGCGAAGGGCAACGGGTGGTGGGACCGCAAGCCCGAGAAGAAGCATCTGGAAGTACTGTTTACGCTCGGCGAGCTGATGGTGGCGGAGCGCCGCAATTTCCAGCGCATCTACGACGTGCGCGAGCGCGTGCTGCCGGACTGGGACGATGCGCGCGACCTGCCGCCGCGCGACGCGGTGCTGCCCGCACTGCTCGATTACACGTGCCGCGCGCTCGGTGTCGTGCGCGCGGACTGGGTCGCCGATTACTACCGGCTGCCGCGCCGTTCGTACCGTGCGGAACTCGAGCAGCTGGCCGACGCCGGCGAGCTGATCCCGGTCCAGATCGCCGACTGGAAGGAACCGGCCTACGTGCATCGGTCGCTCGACCCGCTGCTGCCGGCCGCCGCGGCCGATACGCTGCGCTCCACGGTCACGACACTGCTGTCGCCGTTCGATCCCGTGGTGTGGGACCGCCGGCGCGCGTCGACGCTGTTCGGGTTCGACTACACGATCGAATGCTATACGCCTGCGCACAAGCGACGTTACGGCTATTTCTGCCTGCCGGTGCTGCATCGGGGGCGGCTGATCGCGCGCGTCGACGCGAAAGCGCATCGCGCGCTCGGCACGTTCGAATTGAAGGCGGTGCATGTAGAGCCCGGCGTGCGATTCGGCACCGGGCTCGCGGCGGACGTCGCGAAGGCAGTGAAGCGGCTCGCCGCGTGGCACGGGACGCCGGAAGTGACGGTCGTGCACGGGCCGGCCGAGTTGACGAGCGCGCTGGCGCGCGCGTAA
- a CDS encoding DUF1653 domain-containing protein: MTEQEAEQLATHRHYKGGLYRYIGVARHSETEESVVVYEHLWPHARGLWVRPEAMFNENLPDGTPRFRKLRD; the protein is encoded by the coding sequence ATGACCGAACAGGAAGCCGAACAGCTCGCCACGCATCGTCACTACAAGGGCGGGCTGTATCGCTACATCGGTGTCGCACGTCATTCCGAAACCGAGGAATCGGTAGTCGTGTACGAGCATCTGTGGCCGCATGCGCGCGGCCTGTGGGTGCGGCCGGAAGCGATGTTCAACGAAAACCTGCCGGACGGCACGCCGCGTTTCCGCAAGCTGCGCGACTAA
- a CDS encoding GNAT family N-acetyltransferase, producing MPATPSAALRFSTDKRELDIDTIFDFLHRDAYWSRGIPRDVVERAIEGSLCFGAYVGDRLVGFARLVTDHATFAYLCDVFVLPAERGNGYGRALIDHIFAQPLLQGLRCIMLSTSDAHGLYRPVGFAPPAKPELLMEIRRSDIYAKR from the coding sequence GTGCCCGCAACCCCATCCGCCGCGCTGAGATTTTCTACCGACAAGCGCGAGCTCGACATCGACACCATCTTCGATTTTCTGCACCGCGACGCGTACTGGTCGCGCGGTATCCCGCGTGACGTGGTCGAGCGTGCGATCGAAGGATCGCTGTGCTTCGGCGCGTATGTCGGCGACCGCCTCGTCGGGTTCGCGCGGCTCGTGACCGACCACGCGACGTTCGCCTACCTGTGCGACGTATTCGTATTGCCGGCCGAGCGCGGCAACGGCTACGGCCGCGCGCTGATCGACCACATATTCGCGCAGCCGCTGCTGCAGGGCCTGCGCTGCATCATGCTGTCGACGTCGGACGCACACGGCCTGTACCGGCCGGTCGGGTTTGCGCCGCCGGCGAAGCCCGAGCTGCTGATGGAGATTCGCCGCTCGGACATTTACGCGAAACGCTGA
- a CDS encoding type II toxin-antitoxin system Phd/YefM family antitoxin, protein MRTIHFSDARSNLKTVIEQVVDDPDMTLLTRRDARNAVILSQEHHDSLMETIHPLHSPANVARVERSIAQLRKGKTREHTLAGDKE, encoded by the coding sequence GTGCGCACCATTCATTTTTCGGATGCCCGCAGCAATTTGAAAACCGTCATCGAGCAGGTCGTCGACGATCCAGACATGACGCTTCTCACGCGTCGCGATGCGCGCAATGCGGTCATCCTGTCGCAGGAACACCATGACAGTCTGATGGAGACCATTCACCCGCTGCACTCGCCGGCCAACGTCGCTCGCGTGGAACGCTCGATCGCGCAATTGCGCAAGGGCAAGACCAGGGAACACACACTCGCGGGTGACAAAGAATGA
- a CDS encoding HAD hydrolase-like protein, with product MPYRLIAFDFDGTLADSLDCFLSALTEASRLHGFRDATPELRPMLRGMSAREIIRALEVPMWKVPRVTLDIRRLMRPRIAQVRLFPGVDATFDALAARGIRIAIATSNHEDVVRDRLGAQASGRVDTFACGIPLFGKARRLRALVREAGMQPADVLYVGDEIRDAEAARRARIAFQGVAWGYTAPDALQAHCATPLLPQLDALLDRV from the coding sequence ATGCCCTATCGACTCATCGCCTTCGACTTCGACGGCACCCTCGCCGATTCGCTCGACTGCTTTCTCTCGGCGCTGACGGAAGCGTCGCGTCTGCACGGTTTTCGCGACGCGACGCCCGAGCTGCGCCCGATGCTGCGCGGCATGTCCGCGCGCGAAATCATCCGCGCACTCGAGGTCCCGATGTGGAAAGTGCCGCGCGTGACGCTCGACATACGCCGCTTGATGCGGCCGCGCATCGCGCAGGTAAGGCTGTTCCCCGGCGTCGACGCGACCTTCGATGCACTTGCCGCGCGCGGCATCCGTATCGCGATCGCCACGTCGAACCACGAGGACGTCGTGCGCGACCGCCTCGGCGCGCAAGCGAGCGGCCGCGTCGATACGTTCGCGTGCGGCATTCCGCTGTTCGGCAAGGCGCGCCGGCTGCGCGCGCTCGTGCGCGAGGCCGGCATGCAGCCCGCCGACGTGCTGTACGTCGGCGATGAAATCCGCGATGCCGAAGCGGCGCGCCGCGCGCGCATCGCGTTCCAGGGCGTCGCATGGGGCTACACGGCGCCCGATGCGTTGCAGGCACATTGCGCGACCCCGCTGCTGCCGCAGCTCGACGCACTGCTCGATCGCGTATGA
- a CDS encoding DUF4142 domain-containing protein, with protein MNRFPRFSRVAVSAAGLLLVAVTAHAQTAQPAASAPAAATQTRIHEADQAFITDGTKTVSTQHDAARIADSRTSDSQVKAFAQRVSTDDEKIIQAMRAASPRGIDVPANDPDKAVLDGIRNLRGAEFDKAYIEQVALAGQQKTISAFQAEIASGRDTKLKEVARQALPILQAHYADAQKLAQRHHLASAQ; from the coding sequence ATGAACCGCTTTCCCCGCTTTTCGCGCGTCGCAGTATCTGCCGCCGGCCTGCTTCTCGTCGCCGTGACGGCGCACGCACAAACCGCACAACCGGCCGCATCCGCGCCGGCTGCCGCCACGCAAACGCGCATCCACGAAGCCGACCAGGCCTTCATCACGGATGGCACGAAAACCGTGTCGACCCAGCACGACGCCGCGCGCATCGCAGATTCGCGCACGTCGGACAGCCAGGTGAAGGCGTTCGCGCAACGCGTCTCGACCGACGATGAAAAGATCATCCAGGCGATGCGCGCAGCGAGCCCGCGCGGCATCGACGTGCCGGCCAACGATCCCGACAAGGCCGTGCTGGACGGCATCAGGAACCTGCGCGGCGCGGAATTCGACAAGGCATACATCGAGCAGGTCGCGCTGGCCGGCCAGCAGAAGACGATCTCGGCATTCCAGGCCGAAATCGCGTCCGGCCGCGACACGAAGCTGAAGGAAGTCGCACGCCAGGCGCTGCCGATCCTGCAAGCGCACTACGCGGACGCGCAGAAGCTCGCGCAGCGTCATCACCTCGCATCGGCGCAGTAA
- a CDS encoding GNAT family N-acetyltransferase: MTDTSSLPEQPTLAGERIALRPLAASDRQALLDAAADGELWNLKVTVVPDERTIDAYIDSALQGRAAGTVMPFVIVDRASGRAIGSTRFWKIDRKNRKLEIGHTRLSESVQRTRANTEAKWLLLTYAFDTLKCVRVQFTTDELNEKSRAAILRLGAKEEGIVRHERIMPDGRKRNSVRFSIIDDEWPEIRDRLRAKLAT; encoded by the coding sequence ATGACCGACACTTCGTCGTTGCCCGAACAACCGACACTCGCCGGCGAGCGCATCGCACTGCGGCCGCTTGCAGCCTCCGACCGGCAGGCGCTGCTCGATGCTGCGGCGGACGGCGAGTTGTGGAATCTGAAGGTCACGGTCGTGCCGGACGAGCGGACGATCGACGCGTATATCGACTCCGCGCTGCAGGGCCGCGCGGCGGGCACCGTGATGCCGTTCGTGATCGTCGACCGTGCGTCGGGGCGCGCGATCGGCAGCACGCGTTTCTGGAAGATCGACCGCAAGAATCGCAAGCTCGAGATCGGTCATACGCGGCTGAGCGAATCGGTTCAGCGCACGCGCGCGAACACCGAGGCGAAATGGCTGCTGCTCACGTACGCGTTCGACACGCTGAAGTGCGTGCGCGTGCAGTTTACGACCGACGAGCTGAACGAGAAGTCACGCGCCGCGATCCTTCGGCTCGGTGCAAAGGAGGAAGGAATCGTGCGTCACGAGCGGATCATGCCCGACGGGCGCAAGCGCAACTCGGTGCGCTTCAGCATCATCGACGACGAGTGGCCGGAAATCCGCGACCGGTTGCGCGCGAAGCTGGCGACGTGA
- a CDS encoding LysR family transcriptional regulator → MLTHRHIEVFRALMVTGSTTRAAEMLYTSQPTISRELARMEQVVGFALFERSHGRLRPTMAALTLFDDVRLAYVGLERVAATAARLREFRDGQLSVIALPAFSHAILPGACRRFHDAHAGVSVSVATQESPVLEEWLTAQRYDVGLTEHDVAPAGTVLAPLLEVDEVCVLPDGHPLVGKHAIDLADLADRPFVSLSLNDPYRILIDEAFAQLGVAPRSVIETPSAVSVCAFVRQGLGAAIVNPLTALDFVGRDLHVRPLTRSFPYRVSVIVPEHRPKNLLVDAFTDALRGEADAIRRRLAALPH, encoded by the coding sequence ATGCTGACACACCGGCACATCGAGGTCTTCCGCGCGCTGATGGTGACCGGCAGCACGACGCGCGCGGCCGAGATGCTCTATACGTCGCAGCCGACGATCAGCCGCGAGCTCGCGCGGATGGAGCAGGTCGTCGGCTTCGCGCTGTTCGAGCGCTCGCACGGACGGCTGCGGCCGACGATGGCCGCGCTCACGCTGTTCGACGACGTGCGGCTTGCGTATGTGGGGCTCGAGCGTGTCGCGGCCACCGCCGCGCGGCTGCGCGAGTTTCGCGACGGACAGCTGTCGGTGATCGCGCTGCCGGCGTTTTCGCATGCGATCCTGCCCGGCGCATGCCGGCGCTTTCACGACGCGCATGCGGGCGTCAGCGTGTCGGTGGCGACGCAGGAGTCGCCGGTGCTGGAAGAGTGGCTGACCGCGCAGCGCTACGACGTCGGGCTGACCGAGCACGACGTCGCGCCGGCCGGCACCGTGCTTGCGCCACTGCTGGAAGTCGACGAAGTATGCGTGCTGCCCGACGGGCATCCGCTCGTCGGCAAGCATGCGATCGATCTTGCCGATCTCGCCGATCGCCCGTTCGTAAGCCTGTCGCTGAACGACCCGTACCGGATCCTGATCGACGAGGCGTTCGCGCAGCTCGGCGTCGCGCCGCGTTCGGTGATCGAGACGCCGTCGGCCGTGTCGGTGTGCGCGTTCGTGCGGCAGGGGCTCGGCGCCGCGATCGTCAATCCGCTGACCGCGCTCGATTTCGTCGGGCGCGACCTGCACGTGCGGCCGCTCACGCGCTCGTTTCCGTATCGCGTCAGCGTGATCGTCCCCGAGCATCGGCCGAAAAACCTGCTGGTCGATGCATTCACCGATGCGTTGCGTGGCGAGGCGGACGCGATCCGCCGCAGGCTTGCCGCGTTGCCGCACTGA
- the lysA gene encoding diaminopimelate decarboxylase, giving the protein MSLDSRQLAALAQQYGTPLWVYDADVIRDRIAQLRQFDVIRYAQKANSNLHILKLMREEGACVDAVSLGEIERSLAAGFSPAGEPEGVVFTADLIDRPTLAAVLKHGVTVNAGSLDMLARVGEHAPGHRVWLRVNPGFGHGHSNKTNTGGPQSKHGIWIDDVPRAIEIVRQHGLKLVGIHMHIGSGVDYGHLSQVCDAMVSLVTSLGHDIEAISAGGGLSIPYRDGEPRVDVGHYFSQWDAARKRIERHLGHAVRIEIEPGRFLVAEAGTLVTEVQAVNHRPKHDFVLIDAGFNDLMRPSMYGSYHAVSVHTHDGALPAGRPLVDIAIAGPLCESGDVFTQDAGGVVTHRKLAQPQIGDLLFLHDAGAYGASMSSNYNSRPLAPEVLVDRGTPRLIRRRQTIGELLALETFE; this is encoded by the coding sequence ATGTCCCTCGATTCCCGCCAGCTCGCCGCGCTCGCGCAGCAATACGGCACCCCGCTGTGGGTGTACGACGCCGACGTCATTCGCGACCGCATTGCCCAACTGCGCCAGTTCGACGTGATCCGCTATGCGCAGAAGGCGAATTCGAATCTGCACATCCTGAAGCTGATGCGTGAGGAAGGCGCGTGCGTCGACGCCGTGTCGCTCGGCGAGATCGAGCGCAGCCTCGCGGCCGGGTTCAGCCCCGCAGGCGAGCCGGAAGGCGTCGTGTTCACCGCCGACCTGATCGATCGCCCAACGCTGGCGGCCGTGCTGAAGCACGGCGTGACCGTGAATGCAGGCTCGCTCGACATGCTCGCGCGCGTCGGCGAGCATGCGCCCGGCCACCGCGTATGGCTGCGCGTGAATCCCGGCTTCGGCCACGGCCACAGCAACAAGACCAACACCGGCGGCCCGCAGAGCAAGCACGGCATCTGGATCGACGACGTGCCGCGCGCGATCGAGATCGTGCGCCAGCACGGGCTGAAGCTGGTCGGCATCCACATGCATATCGGCTCGGGTGTCGACTACGGCCACCTGTCGCAGGTGTGCGATGCGATGGTCAGCCTCGTCACGTCGCTCGGCCACGACATCGAAGCGATCTCCGCTGGCGGCGGCCTGTCGATTCCGTATCGCGACGGCGAACCGCGCGTCGACGTCGGCCATTACTTCAGCCAGTGGGATGCCGCGCGCAAGCGAATCGAGCGGCATCTCGGGCACGCGGTGCGCATCGAGATCGAACCGGGCCGCTTCCTCGTCGCCGAAGCCGGCACGCTCGTTACCGAAGTGCAGGCCGTGAACCATCGGCCGAAGCACGACTTCGTGCTGATCGACGCTGGCTTCAACGACCTGATGCGACCGTCGATGTATGGCAGCTACCATGCAGTGTCCGTGCACACGCACGATGGCGCGCTGCCTGCCGGCCGGCCGCTCGTGGACATCGCGATCGCAGGGCCGCTGTGCGAATCCGGCGACGTGTTCACGCAGGATGCCGGTGGGGTGGTCACGCACCGCAAGCTCGCGCAGCCACAGATCGGCGATCTGCTGTTCCTGCACGATGCGGGCGCGTACGGTGCATCGATGTCCTCGAACTACAACAGCCGGCCGCTCGCGCCGGAGGTGCTCGTCGATCGCGGCACGCCGCGCCTGATCCGCCGCCGGCAGACGATCGGCGAGCTGCTCGCGCTCGAGACGTTCGAGTAA
- a CDS encoding transporter substrate-binding domain-containing protein, whose amino-acid sequence MKPFTPTLKQGLAAVLLCVAATASHAADLLDTVKQAGVLKIALEGTYPPFDYRNADGQLEGFDVDVAKAVAAKLGVKPQFVTTEWSGILAGLQAGKFDVIVNQVAITPSRQQALDFSTPYVYSSAQLLQRQNDTRAFKSLDELKGKKVGVTMGSNYVDLVKTVPAIDLQVYPGTPENLRDLAAGRIDAAVNDRLMLAYLIKNSHLPLRPGSVLAGGEDKMGIPFRKGNPKFAKAIDDAVASLQQDGTLKKISMQWFGSDTTRPVAQ is encoded by the coding sequence ATGAAGCCGTTCACGCCGACGCTCAAGCAAGGCCTCGCCGCCGTCCTTCTTTGCGTGGCAGCGACCGCATCGCACGCGGCCGACCTGCTCGACACGGTCAAGCAGGCCGGCGTCCTCAAGATCGCGCTCGAAGGCACATACCCGCCGTTCGACTATCGCAATGCCGACGGGCAGCTCGAAGGGTTCGACGTCGACGTCGCGAAGGCGGTTGCCGCGAAGCTCGGCGTGAAGCCGCAGTTCGTGACGACCGAATGGAGCGGGATCCTTGCCGGGCTGCAGGCCGGCAAGTTCGACGTGATCGTCAACCAGGTCGCGATCACACCGTCGCGCCAGCAGGCGCTCGACTTCAGCACGCCGTACGTGTATTCGTCCGCGCAGCTGCTGCAACGCCAGAACGACACGCGTGCGTTCAAGTCGCTCGACGAGCTGAAGGGCAAGAAGGTCGGCGTGACGATGGGCAGCAACTACGTCGATCTCGTGAAGACGGTGCCTGCAATCGATCTGCAGGTCTATCCGGGCACGCCGGAGAACCTGCGCGATCTCGCGGCGGGCCGGATCGACGCGGCGGTCAACGATCGCCTGATGCTCGCCTACCTGATCAAAAACTCGCATCTGCCGCTGCGCCCCGGCTCCGTGCTCGCCGGCGGCGAAGACAAGATGGGCATTCCGTTCCGCAAGGGCAATCCGAAGTTCGCGAAGGCCATCGACGACGCAGTCGCGTCGTTGCAGCAGGACGGCACGCTGAAGAAGATCTCGATGCAGTGGTTCGGATCGGACACGACGCGGCCCGTCGCGCAATAA
- a CDS encoding amino acid ABC transporter permease, producing the protein MEAFDLVIHTLPVMVKGALFTLKFAVASMALGLVVGLVVAIMRIGSNRFASGLAQGYVSLMRGTPLLVQMFVVYYGLPDLGITLDPTTAGIFTLTLNAGAYLSESMRGAILGIGRGQWAAAHSLGLTHVQTLRYIVCPQALRLAVPSLGNTLVSLIKDTSLVSVITVTELLRSTQEVIAATFQPLPLYLAAAAIYWVLSTLLTRLQGRVETRLALPSAH; encoded by the coding sequence ATGGAAGCATTCGATCTCGTCATTCATACGCTGCCCGTCATGGTGAAGGGCGCGCTGTTCACGCTGAAGTTCGCGGTGGCGTCGATGGCGCTCGGCCTCGTCGTCGGGCTCGTGGTCGCGATCATGCGGATCGGCAGCAACCGGTTCGCATCCGGCCTCGCGCAGGGCTACGTGAGCCTGATGCGCGGCACGCCGCTGCTCGTGCAGATGTTCGTCGTCTACTACGGGCTGCCCGATCTCGGCATTACGCTCGATCCGACAACGGCCGGCATCTTCACGCTGACGCTCAACGCCGGCGCGTATCTGTCCGAAAGCATGCGCGGCGCGATCCTGGGCATCGGCCGCGGGCAATGGGCGGCCGCGCACAGCCTCGGCCTCACGCACGTGCAGACGCTGCGCTACATCGTCTGTCCTCAGGCGTTGCGCCTTGCGGTGCCGAGCCTCGGCAACACGCTCGTCAGCCTGATCAAGGACACGTCGCTCGTGTCGGTGATCACGGTCACCGAGCTGCTGCGCTCGACGCAGGAAGTGATCGCCGCGACGTTCCAGCCGCTGCCGCTGTACCTCGCAGCCGCCGCGATCTACTGGGTACTGAGCACGCTGCTCACGCGACTGCAGGGCCGTGTCGAGACGCGCCTCGCGTTGCCGTCCGCGCATTGA
- a CDS encoding amino acid ABC transporter ATP-binding protein has product MITLDNVSKWYGKHQVLSECSAAVSKGEVVVVCGPSGSGKSTLIKTINGLEPFQKGSIVVDGMRLGDPAAKLAQLRARVGMVFQHFELFPHLSITDNLTLAQVKVLGRRKDEATDNAIALLDRVGLKAHAHKYPGQLSGGQQQRVAIARALSMNPVAMLFDEPTSALDPEMINEVLDVMVELARDGMTMICVTHEMGFARKVAHRVIFMDQGAVVEDAASDAFFAAPRSERARDFLDKILH; this is encoded by the coding sequence ATGATTACGCTCGACAACGTTTCCAAGTGGTATGGCAAGCATCAGGTCCTTTCCGAATGCAGCGCGGCGGTCTCGAAAGGCGAAGTGGTCGTCGTCTGCGGGCCGTCGGGCTCCGGCAAGTCGACGCTGATCAAGACGATCAACGGCCTCGAGCCGTTCCAGAAAGGCAGCATCGTCGTCGACGGGATGCGGCTCGGCGATCCGGCCGCGAAACTCGCGCAGCTGCGCGCACGCGTGGGCATGGTGTTCCAGCATTTCGAGCTGTTCCCGCACCTGTCGATCACCGACAACCTGACGCTCGCGCAGGTGAAGGTGCTCGGCCGCCGCAAGGACGAAGCAACCGACAATGCGATCGCGCTGCTCGATCGCGTCGGCCTGAAGGCCCATGCGCACAAGTATCCGGGGCAGCTGTCCGGCGGCCAGCAGCAACGCGTCGCGATTGCACGCGCGCTGTCGATGAACCCGGTCGCGATGCTGTTCGACGAGCCGACGTCCGCGCTCGACCCCGAGATGATCAACGAAGTGCTGGACGTGATGGTCGAGCTCGCGCGCGACGGGATGACGATGATATGCGTCACGCACGAAATGGGTTTCGCGAGGAAGGTCGCGCACCGCGTGATCTTCATGGACCAGGGCGCAGTGGTCGAGGATGCGGCGAGCGACGCATTCTTCGCCGCGCCGCGCTCCGAACGCGCTCGCGACTTCCTCGACAAGATCCTGCACTGA
- a CDS encoding DUF3088 domain-containing protein, with protein MKDTLFILRPGFFKDAEGPYYCGDSVAVEGLLSFYPQLRDAVAVEYVDAPRPRRPIVALIGEDNQSAPVLVLGDGRAPNDDTIAIREHNGRRFIDSPYDIRRYLSSQYGVAHVA; from the coding sequence ATGAAAGACACGCTGTTTATTCTGCGCCCCGGCTTTTTCAAGGACGCCGAAGGTCCGTACTATTGCGGCGACTCGGTTGCCGTCGAAGGGCTGCTGAGCTTTTATCCGCAGTTGCGCGACGCGGTCGCGGTAGAGTACGTCGACGCACCGCGGCCGCGGCGGCCTATCGTCGCGCTGATCGGCGAGGACAACCAGTCGGCGCCGGTGCTCGTCCTCGGCGACGGCCGCGCGCCGAACGATGACACGATCGCGATCCGCGAACACAACGGCCGCCGCTTCATCGACTCGCCCTACGATATCCGCCGCTATTTGTCGTCGCAGTACGGTGTCGCGCACGTCGCGTAA
- a CDS encoding DMT family transporter encodes MQKTTDGWLSGLLGVIIFSGSLPATRVAVQGLDPLFLTFARATIAGVLGLMLLVALKQKRPTRAETSSLVVVALGVVVGFPLLTALALKHVTSAHAIVFVGLLPLATALFGVWRGGERPRLPFWIFSLAGSGAVAAFALRNGGGASGLGDALMLAAIVACGLGYAEGARLSRKLGGWQVISWALVLSLPLMLPLTWFTWPATFDGIDAAPLWGLAYVSLFSMLIGFVFWYRGLALGGIAGVGQLQLLQPFFGFLLAAGLLHEAVPSSMLVVTLIVVGCVAGAKYFSRMAPATRTS; translated from the coding sequence GTGCAAAAGACGACCGACGGATGGCTCAGCGGCTTGCTGGGCGTGATCATCTTCAGTGGCTCGTTGCCCGCGACGCGCGTCGCGGTGCAAGGGCTCGACCCGCTGTTCCTCACGTTCGCGCGTGCGACGATCGCCGGCGTGCTCGGGCTGATGCTGCTCGTCGCGTTGAAGCAGAAGCGGCCGACGCGTGCCGAGACGTCGTCGCTCGTCGTCGTCGCGCTCGGCGTCGTGGTCGGATTTCCGCTGCTGACGGCGCTTGCGCTGAAGCACGTGACGTCCGCGCATGCGATCGTGTTCGTCGGGTTGCTGCCGCTCGCGACCGCATTGTTCGGCGTGTGGCGCGGCGGCGAGCGGCCGCGCTTGCCGTTCTGGATCTTCTCGCTGGCCGGCAGCGGCGCGGTGGCCGCATTTGCACTGCGCAACGGCGGCGGCGCGTCGGGGCTCGGCGATGCGCTGATGCTCGCCGCGATCGTCGCATGCGGGCTCGGCTATGCGGAAGGCGCCCGCCTGTCGCGCAAGCTCGGCGGCTGGCAGGTCATCTCGTGGGCGCTCGTGCTGTCGCTGCCGCTGATGCTGCCGCTCACATGGTTCACGTGGCCGGCTACGTTCGACGGCATCGACGCGGCGCCGCTGTGGGGGCTCGCGTACGTGTCGCTGTTCAGCATGCTGATCGGTTTCGTGTTCTGGTATCGCGGCCTCGCGCTCGGCGGGATCGCGGGCGTCGGCCAGTTGCAACTGCTGCAACCGTTCTTCGGCTTCCTGCTCGCGGCCGGGCTGCTGCACGAGGCGGTGCCGTCGTCGATGCTCGTCGTCACGTTGATCGTGGTCGGCTGCGTGGCCGGTGCGAAGTACTTTTCGAGGATGGCGCCCGCGACGCGCACGAGCTGA